GGGCCCAGAGACTACGTTTATTTCATTTGAACGACTTAGTAAAAAATCGAATAGTCTTTTTTGTTCGTAATTTTTTTTCAGGGCTTCCAtactttgaaaatatatttcagtacCAAAGAAATCATGGGTGTTCCCACTTCacattagaaaatatatttcacaaactAATGAGTAAAATGCATCTGTGGTTTCCATTCATATTGAAATCAGCACCTCCAGAATTAAGTGTGGGCAGGCTACAGATTTGTGATTGCATTAATGTCCCTCTAATGTCTCACTGTTTTAGTGGTAATGGGTCAGAATGGCTGGGGTGTGACCTACACAGCTCAGAGAATCTCTGCCTTAAAAGGCTCAACAGTGGAGATGTCCTGCTCTTACACATTTCCCAGTGGTACAGTCACATCAGCCTTCTGGTTCATTAAATATGATGCAAAAAACAATCCTGTGAGTCTGACTGAGGACCCAGACTACAAAGACCGTGTGATCTACCATAGCGATGATGAGAATGGCCACAAAGTGACCATCAAAGATATGAGGAAGAGTGACTCGGCTGTGTACATGTTCAGATTCACTACAGATGGAGACAAATATACTGGTTCTCCTggagtctctctgtctgtcacaggtacaGTAACATtctttataataaaaatgtcagttaAGTTGACTGCAGTTATAACTGCAATGCAAATACATATTAACAACTGTAAACTGCAGTTCAAAGgaattcaatatttatttttattttcttttaatgtaaattgaagtactgtatactgtagatATGATAAATGTTTTTGGTAACACCTCATTTAAAGCATAGCATCATTCTGCGATTAGATGGTTGTGACACATCTGACTCACATATTACAATCAGTCACACTAAGACACATATAGAGTTTTGCACACttctgaaaacattgtttaatttcCAACGATTCCAACGCAACCACTTTAATGTGCTTGTTTACTGTAAATGTGGTGGAGAACCTGGACAGAAATATGTATATTGTCCCTTGTTACGGCACAGCCATGTGGGAGGAGCCCACAAAGGAGCCACACTCTCATACAATTATTTAACTACAGTTTGTCACAATAATACTAAGctatatataaaaagaaaaattggGAATCCTTAAAtaacacatcaggtctcgatgaaggaaatatattatataaggGATCAAAATTTttgctgtacattgtgtaattacattgtgtaaatgacataacaactgtcattggaaaccaaaatcaccaaccaactgAAATGACATGCTCTTCCAAtatgcgtgaatttcatcacggcaactcattatgtgactcagtagtgtgtatggcccccatgtgcctgtatgcactcccgacaacatctgggcatgctcctgatgagacggcggatggtgtcctgggggatctcctcccagacctggatcaggacatcagtgagctcctgggcagtctgtggcgctacttggcggcggcGGATGCACCAATACCTAACATCCCAGTGTTTCTCATATGGATTCATGTCTGGTGGATGTGAGGGCCAGTGTAACTGTCAATGACAtgtcttttgttgtttattcactctctctctctttagaatAGACACTGTAGACACCGTGAAAActacaagaaataaaaaacatatattcaaaatatgcattttgcGTCTCTCGTGTCAATATCTAATGTTATGCAGGCAAATGTTGTAACAGAAATACAACGAATCCCATCAACATCATGAATAGCACATCACATCGTGGACGTAAagcaatataaaacaacattatacacattatCAGATATTTATAAAGTTAAATTACCGTGTTCGCCTCTCAAACCATGCAGATTAAGAATTTCTTTGACAGACTACCTGTCGTTTCTCTGCATCCATTTTAGTTCTTCTGACCCAAATGACGCAAATCCGCTCTAAACTGAACCGGGTCATTTGACACCTCTTTATCAACGTAATCCTTACTTAAAGAACCCCTTAACTTTATacataaattatgaatattgaCTTCTGTATatcacaattgttttttaaattaaatgaactcaaatttacattaatttataaCATAAAGCAAATACACATCAACACAAAACATGTCATTGACAGTTACACTCCCACCAAATTACTATAATTTATAATGAACTTATGCAAAAGTTCGAATAAATTTAGTaatttcacaaacaaaatagAATTTTCCCTGAGTCTCTAGATCAAATCCAATATTATAAACTCTTAATACTTCAAACTCAACTTGTGTAGGAGTAAAGAGATTAGATCTGCATAATATTTAGGCCTAATTGTTTTCTATTAGTACCACTAATTTGTGAATAGGACGTTCAAGAATGGATGGATTAGTAAGTCGTTGCCCCTCTTTCCCTAACTTTCtatttcctatttgtattgTGGCTTTCCGCACCAGGCCATCTTCATCTTCACAAACATCAAGCACTCTTCCAAGTCTCCATTCATTTCGCTGAACTCCTTCCTCCTTGACGATGACAATATCCCCAATCTTCACATTGCGTCTTGGAGTATGCCATCGTTGTCTGAGAGTAATGGTCGTCAGATATTCCTTCCTCCATCTACTCCAAAATTGCTCCGTCAATTATTGCACTCTACGCCACCGTTTTCTTCCGTACAGGTCTTCTTGCACAAATTTGCCTGGTGGAGGCAGAGGAATGGAGGATTTCATGGTGAGTAAATGGTTTGGTGTAAGTGGCTCTAGCCCCTTGGGATCATAGATTGTATCTGTGGTGAGTGGGCGGCTATTAATGATCGACATGGCTTCATAGAAGAAAGTTCTCAAGGAAGCATCATCCAATCTTCCTGAGCTCCGCGAAAGAACCCAGCTTAGAACACTCCTAACTGTTCTGATCTGCCTTTCCCAAACCCCTCCCATGTGACTGGCATCAGGTACGTTCATTATGAAGTCACATTGCTTCTGGGATAGGTAAGAAGTCAATCTGTCCTTGTCCAATTCTTTCAGAGCTTTCGTCAGCTCATTTTTCGCTCCAACAAAATTTGTCCCTTGATCTGATCTGATCTCTCTTACAGCTCCACGGATAGCTATAAAGCACCGCAAGGCATTTATGAAGGCATCAGTTGTAAGATCTTCCAGCATCTCTATGTGTATTGCCCTTGAGGAGAAACAGGTGATTATGAGACCATATTTCTTATGTTCTTTACGACCTTGCTTGATGAGAAATGGTCCGAAACAATCCATCCCACAATAAGAGAACGGTGGAGAGGGATCAACACGGCTAGCTGGTAGATCAGCCATCTTTTGCATCTCTGTTGACCTGCGATTTCGCCTGCACGTAACACATTGCGTAATGTGATTTGCAACAACTTTGCTGCCACCAACAACCCAGTAACCGTTTGCTCTCAATTCATTGAGGGTCTGTCCTCTGCCTTGGTGCTGAGTTTTTTCATGGCAGTAATCCAAGATAAGACGTGTAACTACACTATCTCTCGGTAGAATTGCTGGGTGTTTTGAGTCAGGAGATAAGGAAGCTTTCCTCAATCGCCCTCCCACCCTGAGAACACCATCATGCAGTACTGGGTCTAGTTGGAACAATGGATGACAGTGTGGCAATTTGCCATGACTCAGTTTTTCCAACTCATCTTTGAAGGCATCCTTTTGCGCCAATTTTACAAGCACGATACTGGCCTTTCTCATGTCTTCAACATTTATGGGTTGAACCGTTTTGTGTCTTGCAAATTTCTGGATTCGAGCGACAACTTTCACTGCTGTGTGCCATTTTGAAAAACGCTTAAACCTCTCCAAAAACTTTTCTTCTACTACCTTTGTTTGTAGTACTTGTGTTGTTCTGATTTGCCACAAAAACGTGAAATCTGCGGGCTTCATTGTTAATGTAGCCTAAGACTACTTTTGAGTCTGTCCAAAAATATTCTTGGTCAATTTTGAGCTCCAGCTCCTCCTTTAACATGCTACTGACTGCTGAAGAGATCACCGCAGCTGTCAACTCGAGCCTTGGTATGGTCACGACTTTTGTGGGTGCAACCCTTGCCTTGCCAATAACAAAGGAGCAGTGCACTTTGTCTTCATTCAACACTCGGATATATGAGCACTGACCATAGCCATAACTACTCGCATCTGAAAAGTGATGGAGTTCAATCCTCTGGACAGTACCTAGATGTTCAGGAGCAAAACATCTCCTAATCTGGAGATTTTTCAGGTTCTTCAGTTCGTTGAGCCAGCTTGTCCATTGTGGCATTAACTCTTCAGGCAGCGGTTCATCCCATCCAACACCCTTTTGGCACATCGCCTGGAGTACCCTTTTACCCAAAAGGaggaagggagacagaaagcctagtgggtcaaacacagacGCCACAGTAGAGAGAATTCCTCGCCGTGTTGCCGGTTTCTCATCCAGGGCAACTTTAAAGGAAAAGGTGTCACTTTTTATACTCCACTTTACTCCCAACACGGTCTGAACAGGGAGTTCATCAGAACCAAGGTCCACATCTTGAACTTCGCTGGCTCTTTCGCTGACAGGAATTGACTCCAAAACCATTCTGTTGTTTGACATAAACTTGTGTAGCCGCAATTTCCCTTTTGCACATACATTTCTGGCTTCTTGAATTAGTTTGATAGCTGTGTCCACATCTTCGACACTAATGAGCCCATCATCAACATAGAAATTCCTTTTGATGAAGCTGGCTGCTGCAGGATACTCTCTTTCATTTTGGCATGCAAGATACTTCATTCCATAATTTGCGCAGCCAGGTGAGGATGCTGCCCCAAAAAGATGGACTTTCATGCGATATTCTTTTGGCTCTGAATGTATATCGCCATTTTCCCACCACAAGAACCGCAAGAATTCTCTGTCTTCTTGGCTCACATGGAATCTGTGGAACATCCTTTCTACGTCACAAATAACTGTAACTGGATGTTTACGAAACCTGCAGAGTACCCCTGTAAGCCCATTAGTTAGATCAGGTCCAGTTAGTAAGTGATCATTCAAAGCAGTGCCGTCATACTTGGCAGAGCAGTCGAACACAACTctaattttctctggctttCTGGGGTGGTACACCCCTTGGTGAGGAATATACCAGACATTTCCTGGTTTGGGTTGATGTTCAGCTCTCTCTGCATCACCATCATTGAAGACACTCTCCATGAATTTAACATAGTCAGTCTTGAATTTTGGGTTTCTCTCAAATTTTCCTTGCAAACGTTTCAGCCGCACAAGAGCCAGACGCTTATTTTCCGGTAATTGTGGACGTGTCTTAAAGGGAAGAGGCATCTCCAGGTGTCCCTCTGTATTCTGTTTAATTTTCTCATTCAGTAATTGCATGAACTGTATATCATCATGCGATATGCTCTTTTCCTTTGGATTTGTATCTCTAAAGTCCTGTTCAAGGGCTCTGATGACAGCGACAGGAGTCAGTATCGGAAGTTCCTTAACAGAAACACGATGACACAGACCAGTGACTTCTGTCAACTTTACAACCTGTTGTGAACTACCAACAATACTCCAACCCAGGTCAGTCCTGATGGCATACGGCTCATTATCATCTCCTGTGATGACTTGTCGAGGTGCTAAAGCTCTTGAGCAGTCGTAACCTATCAGAAGTCCAACCTTACAATCCAACAACTCTGGTATTTCGTGTGCTATTTTATtcagatgtttccaccttcttGCAGTTTCAGAGGTAGGAATGTGGGAACGTTCAAGTGGAATGAAATCTCTGGTATAGGATGGTGGCAAATTAATTAGGTTGTGAGAAGAAAGCCCCCTAACTCTGAGCCCACTAACTCTTTCACTTTGAACCACAGAATCCTTTCCCATCATGGTAGTAAGCTTTAACTTGACAGGCTCTGAAACTGTCCCCATCCTCTCACAGACCTCTTGGTCTACAAAAGTGTTGCTACTCTGGGTGTCTTGTAGGGCGTACACTAAGGTCTCTCTTTCAGGATTGTCAATTGAAGAAATCCATACTGGCACGATCATTGATGTGCTCCCACCGTTACCTCTGTCTACGCAACAAGAAAGAGAAGatgtattttcttctgtttgCTTAACATGAGAAAGGGCTGCAGAAAACGAACGTTCTTCATGAAGTGGTGTTGGATGCTGTTTCTTGCACATATTACAAGTAGCTTTGTTCTTGCAATCCTTTGAATTATGTCCTTTCCTAAGACAGCTGAAGCACAGGTTGTCAAATATGaactttctcttttcctccacaGATTTACTGgcaaacatttgacatttgtaGATGGAATGACTTTCCCCACAACATCTGCAAGTGACTAGGTATGGACATGAAGGCGCTGCACTTACTTTATTGGACCTGTTTGACCCCACGGAGTTGCATTcctctacactgtattttttcGGCACTGTGCTTGTTTTGTCTGATGCTTTCACATTTGTGATGAATGCATTAACCTTTGAGCGTTTAACTTCTCTAAATGACCGTTCTTCAGAGAGCTTTAAGGCATGAAAGGATGACACAGGGTTGCAGGCTATTTATGCTTCTTGTGCCAGAAATTCAGCAAACTCTTTGAAATTAGGGTATTCCTCCTTTTTTCTCAACTGCATTGTAACATGGCGATTCCAACGAGACGTCACCCAATCAGGGAGTTTTTGTAGCATTTTTCTATTCTCTTCACAGTCATTTAACATCTGAAGCCCTTTGATGTGTGGCATGGCATTGCTGCAGGCAGTCAGAAAGTCACTTAACTCTCTCAGTTTAACTGATTCTCTTGAACCAATCTTTGGCCAGTTATTCAGTTTTTCTCtaaaagcacactgaattgcaAACGGATGGCCGTACCGAGAATTCAATGCTTCCCAAGCTTGACCATAGGCTTCATCGTCCTTTCTGTAGAAGCTTCCTTCCAATACAGATTGTGCCTCACCACTGATATATTTTTGTAGATAGAACAACTTATCAGCTGAATTTGTGCATCGCTGTTCTATCAATGCCTTGAAACTTGTTCTCCATTCTAAGAACTTAAGTGGGTCTCCTGAGAAAACGGAGGGCTCAGGTGCAGGAAGTCTGCTGAGAACCATTGTGTCATGTAAGGCTTGTACTACTGAGGTTTCCTTATCAAAATGGGTAGTTTGTTCCTCTTTAACTTCCTTAAAGGCTACTGGAGGAGTCACCTCATAGCATGCTTTTATTCTTTCGTTATTGGACTCACCTGAGTCAGCTTCAGAGTATGCTTTGAGCTTTGCAGCTATTACTTGAAGATCTCGCTCATTTTCCAATCTTTTAAGTTCTTGTCTTTGAGCAGCAATAGCCTCCTCCATTTTTATCTCTGCCTGCTTTGCAGCTAACTGTGCGGCAAACTCTGCTCTTTTTGCCGAGATGCTTTGCTGTTCTGATGAGCAGCTTGAATGGTGACTACGAATAGTAGACTTGGAGCTTGTAGCTGAAAAGATTGACTTAGCATAATCTTTGTCAAGCACCATACGAATTCTTGCATCTTCTGCACTAGCTTCAAATTCCTCCTGCCCTACTTCACTCATACGTACTTTCATTAGCCCCATCAAATCGGTTGTTACTGCTGTACAGGAATCAATTTTTCTT
Above is a window of Esox lucius isolate fEsoLuc1 chromosome 9, fEsoLuc1.pri, whole genome shotgun sequence DNA encoding:
- the LOC114839868 gene encoding uncharacterized protein LOC114839868, yielding MSVYGEKSQYDESNQQIESLQAELTSLNEQLIFQSDDDTERERLESLIADIHAKIQSLQIAKPTASISRRDESRKSSRERKLTPKMQELKQQDISLKESKFFKLYESWKEQVRITRTKLKDECSDQDLGDMMETVEGLETQVKNVYELIRSQSLPSTEIRRKIDSCTAVTTDLMGLMKVRMSEVGQEEFEASAEDARIRMVLDKDYAKSIFSATSSKSTIRSHHSSCSSEQQSISAKRAEFAAQLAAKQAEIKMEEAIAAQRQELKRLENERDLQVIAAKLKAYSEADSGESNNERIKACYEVTPPVAFKEVKEEQTTHFDKETSVVQALHDTMVLSRLPAPEPSVFSGDPLKFLEWRTSFKALIEQRCTNSADKLFYLQKYISGEAQSVLEGSFYRKDDEAYGQAWEALNSRYGHPFAIQCAFREKLNNWPKIGSRESVKLRELSDFLTACSNAMPHIKGLQMLNDCEENRKMLQKLPDWVTSRWNRHVTMQLRKKEEYPNFKEFAEFLAQEA